The segment AACCCTGTTTGCGTTTGTCAAAATAAATCCATATAAAGCCTAAAAGACACGGAACTACGGAAGCGATATAAGCGAAAAAGCGTACTATGGATTGCACAACCCCTATTTTTTGATGGGTTTTGGCATCGACTATCTTCATTTTAAAAAGTATTTTCCCCGGAGTACCTCCTTTGTAGACCCAGAAAAAGATTATAAAAAAAAAAGCCAGAGAGAATTCAAGTATGTTAGCACTTAAATTTTCCATGAGCATTTGAGTGTATAGCTCCAGAGCCTGTATTGGTGTGATATCGGCAGCAGGAATGATTATATTGCCTGTCTTACAGATATCGGCAAACTTACATGCCGCAGCCAAAAACGGATAGAATACGATGGCACTTAAAATCGTGTCGATGACGCTTGCCAGCATACGGTATGTAAATGACGCATATTGAATTTCTTTGGATTTCCTTGATGGGGGCATTATAACTTTCCGGCATTTTATTTATTTATGAAACTAACCCTTAGAAGCTCATTTTTCAATGATTTTTAAAATGTCGTCCATAGTTATTTTGCCCTTACGTAAAATTTTCGGGGAGTCGCCGCACAGATCGATAACGGTAGATGCCTCGCCCGAACACCCCCCGCCTTCAATTACCATGTCTATTTTATCACCGAAATAACCTCTTACTTCAGAGGCACAAAGTGCATCGGGCTTACCCGATAAATTGGCACTAGTAGCTACAACGGGACAATTTGTATGCCTTAATATTTCCAGTGCCGTCTTGTGGTCGGGGATACGAACCGACAATGTATCCATACCGCCGTTTATTATATCGGGCAGGTCACAGCCTTTAGATTTTGGCAGTACCATACTTATGGGACCGGGACATAATTTTTTTGCAATCATCAGTGCATGTTCATTAAAATCAACGTATTTTTTTGCCTCATCTATATTTTCTACTAAAAGTGCCAAAGGTTTTTTAAACTCCCGTCCTTTTAGCTTAAAAACAGCCTCTAACGCATTCTCATTTTTTGCATTTGCGGCTAACGCATACACCGTTTCCGTTGGAAAACTTACCGACTTTCCGTTTTCAAGTAATATAGACGCTTGTATTATCAGTGATTCCATGCTATACAACCATTAGTTACAGTTTTTCTCATATTTCAAAAAAAGAGGATGCCTATGTCTCATAAAGTCATCACCATAGCCCAACAAAAAGGCGGTTCAGGTAAAACAACAATAGCTTCACATTTGGCAGTTGCTTTCGGTCAAAAAGGAAAGCGAGTAACTGCTATAGACATAGATCCTCAAGGTAGTTTTACCAAGTGGCACGCTTTAAGGGAAGCAAAATTTGGTGAGGGTTTTACAGGTATTAATTTTTCAAGCATTTCAGGCTGGAGATTACATAACGAGATATCCGAATTTAAAAATAATTCCGATGTTATAATTATAGACAGCCCGCCTCACACGCAAACGGAAACAAAAACAGCCATAAGAGCGGCAGATTTGGTCATAATTCCGGCACAGCCTTCCCCCACCGACCTTTGGGCAACCGATGATACTATGGATATAGTGGGTAACGAGCGTATACCGTATAGAATTCTACTTAACCGCGTGGTGTTCAATGCAAACCTGACTAAAGAAATATCGGGGGAGTTTTCAAAAGTCCTCGATACAAGGATAGGCAACCGCATATTGTTCGCATCGGCAATGATGGACGGGCGTACGGTTACCGAGACCATGCCTTCAAGCATAGCTGCCCTTGAGGTAAAAAACCTGTTAAAAGAGATTGAAGCATTGCTATTCCCTGTAAGCAGTAAGATTGTTAAGGCGGCTTAAGCGATTTTTATCATGCTAACCTCATCTAAATTTTTGTAAAATCCTTTCATCCGCACTAAATCATCGGACGGTAGGAAATTAACTATATTGGGTTTCGGACATGAGTTTTAACGAAGATCAATCTTAAATCAGAAAAAAGAAGGCACCGGAACACATGCGTGTAATTAAGCATGTTGTACTCAACATTATCGGAAAACTCGCAAAAACGGTCGTCTATAAAGACTCTAAAGAAGACAGAAGGACGGGAAACGGAATGTCCCATTAATTGGTTTTAGTTCTAAAATAGTTGTCATGCTGAATTTATTTCAGCATCTCACTTTGTTTTAAAAAGACCCTGAAACAAGTTCACCGGTGACAAAAAAATATAAAAAACCAATTAATGGGGCATTCCGTATAAAATTTATACGGTTTTTTACTGTAAACTTGAAAAAATAAGAATAGTTAATATAATAAAAATATCGGTCTCGTAGTCTGTTTGTTTCGAATATTTATTTTCAGCCGTCATATATAAAATTAAAAAGGTATCTGCATAAATGAAAAAAATATTTATATTTTTAATCCTTTTATCGGTAACAACCCCTGCATACGCATTACGGCACTGGAATAAACTTGTATATTCACCTGAAATAAAAAACGGTGTTAAACTTTATACCGAGATAGAGTACCGTTATAACGGTAATGATGTTTTTTATCGACACTATGACGGAGGATTCAGGTTTCCTATAAAATACTTCGGTGAAGGATGGGAGGGCGGTGTTCAGTTCAGAGCGGTATATACAAAATCAACAGACGGGAGCTGGGACTTTGAAAAAAGACCTCACGCACAACTGCAAAAAACAATATATAGCCCGCAATATGAATTTATACCGGAGCTGAAGTGGCAGTTTAGAACCCGACATGAGTACAGGGTGCGTGAAAACGGCAATGATACTGCGAGAAACAGGCTGCGTATTATGCTTAAGACAAAAGATGCATACTATAACATAAAGCCTTTTATCGGGAATGAAACGTTCTATGATTTTGACGCTGATGACTGGACATCTAACAGGTTTATATTAGGCGTAGACCTACCTGAATTTAAAATAGCCAAACCAAGTATCGCATATCAACTGGAAACCGACATGAAGGATAATGACTTTGACCACACGTCAAACCTTCTGTTCACTCTCAGCTTCTAGAGAGCATGAAACCGGCACAAGCAAGACTAAGTCAAACTGTCATTATCGTAAGACCACCAACCCGAAAAAATGCCCACGTCTTTTGCAGCTTACATGTTTTATTAGAACACGCCCTGAGCCAGCATAGCTTCACATACTTTTTTGAAGCCCGCTATATTCGCACCTTTAACGTAGTTGATATACCCGTCTTCCTCACGTCCGTTTGCGGCACATTGAGCGTGTATCTTAAGCATTATGTCACGAAGGCGTTTATCAAGGTCTTCCCTGTCCCAACCGATACGCATACTGTTTTGCGACATCTCTAAACCGGACACCGCAACGCCGCCTGCGTTAGCTGCTTTACCCGGTGCAAACAATACCCTGCTTTCAATGAAAACATCAGTCGCTTCCTGAGTGGTAGGCATGTTAGCCCCCTCTGAAACCGCAATACAACCGTTAGCAACCAGTTTTTTGGCATCATCTTCATCAAGCTCGTTTTGGGTAGCACATGGAAGTGCAACATCGCATTTAACACCCCAAGGCTTTTCGCCTTCAAAATATTCGACACCGAACTCTTTTGCATATTCGGATATGCGTCCGCGACGAACCTGTTTCAGGTCACGTACATAATCAAGTTTTTCCCTTGTCATTCCTTCAGGGTCATAAATATAACCTGATGAATCCGATAGCGTAACAACTTTAGCACCAAGTTCGATAAGTTTTTCAACCGCATATTCGGCAACATTACCCGAACCTGAAACACATGCCGTTTTGCCGTTTAAGGATTCTCCTTTTTCTTTTAGCATGTCTTCTAGCATATAAACCGCACCGTAACCTGTGGCTTCGGTACGGATAAGGCTTCCGCCATATGTTAAGCCCTTACCTGTAAGGATACCGTTGAACTGACCGCTTATTCTTTTATTCTGACCGAAAAGATAACCGACCTCCCTTGCACCTACACCGATATCACCTGCCGGAACGTCAGTATAAGGACCTATATGCTTTGCAAGCTCAATCATAAATGACTGACAAAAACGCATAACTTCCGCATCGGACTTGCCCTTAGGGTCAAAGTCAGAGCCGCCCTTACCGCCACCTAAAGGCAAACCTGTAAGGCTGTTCTTGAAAGTCTGTTCAAAAGCAAGGAATTTTAAAACACTCAAAGAAACGCTAGGGTGGAAACGAAGACCTCCCTTATATGGACCGATAGCATTAGAATGCTGAACCCTGTAGCCCCTGTTAACCTGAACAACTCCACTATCATCAGTCCAGCTAACACGGAAAATAACTATCCTGTCAGGCTCGACAAGACGCTCTAATATCTTAGCTTTCCTTATTTCAGGCTTGTTATAAATGTAAGGAATAATAGTCGATGCCACCTCATAAACCGCCTGATGGAACTCAGGCTGGTTCGGGTGGTTACTTTTCACTTCATCCATGAAGTTTTCTAAATATTGCTCGGCGGTTTCATTATTCATTTTAACTACATTTGCTTTAGACATTTTAAATTCCTTACATTAGGCATACCATACACCCCCATATATTGCCTTTTTATTATTTCGTAAAGAAATAAATTATAATATTTTTATTTCATTGGTAATGTTACATTGCTATGAAAAACTTATATAGGTTGCTAACTAATAATTATTACCGATAATTGTTATTATTTAAAATCTAATCTAATAGTAAACATGGATTAATTTTAAATTGTAACATTTGAGCTGTTTTTCTTCCGCCATCACCTCCTTTTCGTTGGAGCGTTATTTTTCCTATTTTTATACTTCCCCTGTCAGTAATACAGACTTCGCCGTTTCCAAAATAATTAAGAACATAATTAATAGGCTTTAATGTCCATTTTAAGTCCGAATCCTTTAATTTAAGAATTACTAGCATCCATTCCGCAGAAAAGCTAGCCCTGCCTTTTAAAATGTCTGATATAATAAGGGTTTTATTTTCTGATATAAACTTTACGAGCTTTTGTTGTTCCTGAACGGAGAATTCATCTGCAAACATCCTCCTTTCGTCTCTTGGATTTAAGATATAAGGCTCTACTTCTCCGGTAAAATGCTTTAGTAATTTTTCAACATCTTTTGGAATTTTCCATAATTCAACATACTTGTCGACCCACCTTTTATCAATTTGATTGAATCCATTAGGATTTGAAACTAATTTTACTTGTAAATTCTGAGTATCTTGTAGTTTCTTTAATTTAATTTCAATGTTAATTTGAACTTGAATGTCAGCTTTAAAACTCCCCTTAACCTTATAGGCATTAACACATTCAATCTCTTCTATTCTATTCTATAACCCATAGCCTTGAGCCACTGGCGAGCAAGGTTATCATTTTTCCAATTATTAAAACGCTCAATAACATCTTTTTCATTTTTGAAGCCTGCCTTAGCCGTATCTGAACCAATTTTTACTAAGTCTTTCATGTGTAACTTTCCAATATAATTTTTCCTAAGTCGTGCATTACATTGACGGTCATTGCATTACCCGCCTGAGATAACAACGCCGTTTGTGAAAAGGCGGAATCGGCATTTATAGACATATCCTCATCGAATCCCTGTAAACGTAACGCCTCCATTGCACTTAACTTTCGTAACTTACCGTTTTTTACATAAATTATACCTTGTCTACCGGTTCTAATGGTAGGCACTTTATCTATATAAAGTCTTAAGTCGCTTTGTCTTGTATCGATAACCAGATATTCGCTTTTGATTAAATCATCAAAATTATATTTTCCGAAATTATATTTATTATTAAGATATTTGTTTTTAAATGTTTCAAAAGGTTTGCCTGATAATATATGCTTATCATCATTATTGATTAAGAATCTTTGAATATTATATCCTATATTATTATCATTATCGGGAAACTTAAACTTTTGAGTTAGATCGTTTCTGATACCGACAAAATAAACGCGTTCTCTTATTTGAGGAGTTCCATAATTATAACTATTAAGGGTTTTGCAATAAACATTATAACCTTGAGCTTCAAGACCTTTGACAATTACATTAATAACATCACCATTACCCGCACTTAGTATTCCCTTAACATTTTCTAGTAAGAAGAATTTAGGCTTTTTTTCCTTTAATATATTCTTTATCCCGAATATTATCTGACCTCGCTCATCAATAAATCCCTTTCTTTGTCCTACTACGGAAAATGATTGACATGGAAAGCCCGCAAGAAGAATGTCAAATGACGGTAAGTCTGATGATTTTATTTTCATTAAATCACCATAATTTTTTAACTCACTTCCAAAGAAAAGCTTATATGTTTTTTCAGCTTTTTTATCAATTTCGGCATATCCTACACATTGGCAGGATAATTTTTTAAATGCTAAATGTGCCGCCCCAATCCCTGAACATAAATCTATAAATTTCATTGTATAGAACGTTGTTTTAGTTAAAATATGCCTTTAATTTCTTTGAGTTTTACGCCTTAAAATAATACTGCGGAGTCTTCTGCCTCAGCATAATACCTTGTATAAGCAGGTCAAAGGGAATTAATATTCCTTACAGACTTCCTCAATGATGGAAAGAGCCTTTTTAACATGGCGTTCATTGATAATAAGCGGAGGAAGAAGCCTTACAACGTTATCAGCCGCAGCGGGAGCAAGCAAGCCTTTGTCCTGTAGCTTTCCGACAAATTCTTTATTGTCCGGAATAAGCTTTAAACCAAGCATAAGCCCCATACCCCTGACTTCGGCTATAACCTTGATATATTTCTTGGCAAGTTTATTAAGACCGTCTTTCAACAATTTTCCTTGCTGCTCGACATTTGTAAGGAATCCCTCGCTCAAAACTTCTTGCATTACAACCTGACCTACTGCCATCGCAAGAGGGTTACCGCCATATGTAGAACCGTGCGTTCCAAGCGTCATGCCTTTAGCCGCTTTTTCCGAAAGAAGACAAGCGCCAAGCGGGAAACCGCCACCGATACCTTTTGCAGAGGTTACTATATCAGGCTTTACATCGTAATGTTCATGTGCAAATAGCTCGCCCGTCCTGCCTATGCCCGACTGTATCTCATCAAAGCACAGTAACAACTTGTGATCGTTGCATATCTTGCGTAAGCCTTTTAAGAACTTTTTGTCGGCAGGTCTGATACCGCCGTCGCCCTGTATAGGCTCAACTAAAATAGCTGCCGTTTCATCGGTGATAGCTTCTTTTACCGCTTCTAAATTATTAAACTCGACATTATCGAATCCTTCAACCGGAGGACCGAAACCTTCCTGCATCATAGGGTCACGCTTACTTGCCCAGATAGCCGCCAGCGTCCTGCCGTGAAAAGCACCCGTAAATGTAATTATTCTGAACTTGTTAGGATTGCCCGTAGCATCATGATATTTGCGAACCGACTTTATACAGCACTCGATTGCCTCAGCACCGGAGTTGCAGAAAAACACCTTATCGGCAAAAGAGTTCTCGGTAATAATATCGGCAAGCTCTTCCATTCCCGGTATTTCATACAGGTTAGAAAGATGCCATACTTTTTTAGATTGTATGTGAAGAGCATTCACCAGCTTCGGGTGATTATAACCAAGGCTGTTTACCGCTATACCGGACATAAAATCAAGATAACGTTTTGAATCGTTAGTATATAGATATACTCCCTCACCCCGTTCTATTTGCAATTTGCTCCTGTTGTAAACAGGCAATATATGCGACGTCAACCTATCTCTCCCTTTTTTTGGAACTCTTGTTACAACTGCTTCATTACTATACTTTAATAACGCCATAATCACACTACTTTAAAAAATTAACGTAAAGATATGTACTTAAGATATAAGGCAAAGTCAACTTTTTATACGGTATCCTTTCTTAATCATAACCTGTACTACAGTCCATATAAACATATTTGCAACTAACATAACTATTACACCTACATTAAGGTTGCCGTCGTGATAACCTGTCAGACCGTATCTGAAACCGTCTATCATATAAAAAAACGGGTTGGCATGGCTGACGGTCTGCCAGAATTCAGGCAGCTTGTGAATAGAGTAAAATGTTCCCGATAAGAATGTCATAGGCGTTATAAGATAGCTGGTAACTGCCGCCATCTGGTCAAAAGTCTCGGCAACTATTCCGGCGAACAGACCCAGCAGGGAAAGAAGCATTGAAGCGGATATTATAAAAAATAACGTGTAACCGATACTATGAATATTGATATCTATAAAGAACGCAACGGATATAAGCACAAGCAGCCCTACAATTAGCCCCCTTACCACTCCTGCAAGCACCATCGAACAGGTAATCTCAAATGCGGAAAGCGGCGGCATAAGATAGTCAATTATAGTACCGAGTACCTTGCCCATAATAAACGAGGAAGACGTGTTGGCAAATGCGTTCTGCATTACCGCCATCATGATAAGACCCGCCGCCATGAACTCCTTGAAGGGCAAAGTGCCGATTGTCTCTACCCTGCCGCCCAATGCCAGACTGAACACCGCCAAAAATAACAGTGAAGTTATAACAGGTATGATAAGCGTCTGGTTATAAACCTTTAAAAAACGTCTTACTTCCTTTGAGAATAAAGAATATGCCCCTAAAAAATTGCAGTCTTGCATGATTTTGCTTATTGAAATTATTTATTATATAATGAGATATCACGAATTAACGATATCATCAACAAAAACTCAGGTTTTTAATTTAGAACATTGTTGTTATTCTATTGGCACACGTTTTGTTCGATGTTGCCTATGTCTTAGGTATGTACCTATTGGAAAATGGTGATCCCGAGAGGATTCGAACCTCTGACCCACAGCTTAGAAGGCTGTTGCTCTATCCGGCTGAGCTACGGGACCACATAAAAAATAAACTTTCAAACTAAATAGCGGGTGTTACCCCGGTTGCTACCCAGCAATCCTTAACCAAACTTTCGACCCTACGCAACCAACTGCTTTTAAACAACTTTTCTAATTTCATCAACCATAGAGGTTAAAATTAGAAGGCTGTTGCTCTATCCGGCTGAGCTAAGGGCAGGTAGATGGATTTTTAAATCAAGAATGTCTTAATAAACTACAAAAGCTTTACACTCAAGGAAAATTATAACCGATAGATAATTTATCTTTGAAAATAGCTATTGATTCATTATGTTTTATATCCATGAAACAGCATTTTGATAATCTGGCAAATGAGATCCAAAGATTACCCGATATACATTATTTCGGACGGGTAAAGTCCGTAAGGGGGTTGCTGGCGGAATGTTCGGGTTTACAAAAAGTTGTCAGCGTAGGCTCAAGATGTAAGATAATAGCCCGCAATAATAAAGAAATCATCGCCGAAGTAGTAGGTTTCAGGGAAGATGTAGTGCTTCTCATGCCGTTTAGTGACTTAGAAGGCGTAGGTATGGGCTGTAAAGTATGGCTGATAGATGAGGCTTCCGTTATTTACCCGTGTGAGGCATGGCGTGGACGTGTCATAAATGCTATGGGTGAACCTTTAGACGGTAAAGGGTCTTTGACCAAAGGTGATTTAAGCTATCCTTTCCGCAACAACCCGCCATCGGCACATGCCAGAAAAAGGGTTAAGGGCAAAATAGATCTTGGCGTTAAAGCTCTAAATACCTTCCTTACATGCTGTAAAGGTCAGAGAATGGGTATCTTCGCAGGCTCGGGAGTGGGTAAGTCTGTTTTGCTTTCAATGCTTACAAAATATTGCGATGCCGATATAAAAGTCATAGGTCTTATCGGTGAGCGTGGGCGTGAGGTTCAGGAATTCTTACAGGAATATTTAGGTGAAGAAGGGCTTAAAAATGCTGTTGTAATTGTAGCAACGGGAGATGAATCGGCTTTGATGAGAAGACAGGCAGCATACCTTACATTAACTGTGGCAGAATATTTCAGGGACAGGGGCAAAGATGTGTTGTGCATGATGGACTCGGTAACACGCTTTGCTATGGCACAGCGGGAAATAGGGCTTTCGGCAGGTGAACCGCCGACTACCAAAGGTTATACACCTACCGTATTTTCCGAACTGCCCAAATTGCTTGAAAGGGCGGGACCGGGAACAAAAGAAGGCGGTATAACGGGTATATTCTCCATATTGGTTGAAGGGGACGACCATAACGAGCCTATATCCGATGCGGCAAGAGGAATCTTGGACGGACATATAGTTCTGGACAGGTCGATAGCCGAGAGGGGGCGTTTTCCGGCTGTCAATATATTAAAAAGTATCTCACGCACAATGCCGGCATGTAATAGCGATACTGAAAATAAAATGGTGCAAAGAGCCAAATCAATTATGGCAACATATAATGATATGGCAGAGTTAATCAGGCTTGGTGCATATAAGCATGGTTCTGATGCTTTAGTGGACGAGGCAATAAAATACCACGACCCGATAGAGGAATTCTTAAGACAGGCTCCTGATGAACAGGCTAGGCTGGAAGATTGTTATAAGAAGTTGGAACAGATATTGAGCAGTTAGTAAAACGAATGCTTGTTACACGATCAGGCAGGACTAGAAAATCCGTTAACGGAATTGAACCTAACGATATAATCAGGCTAAAGAGGCAACTACGCTTCTTTTTGCAGCAATATTATTACAGGAATTGCAGGTATGCACGAATGGAAGTCGGCATAAAGTTCTTAATACTCGTATTTGAACTCCCAGTTCATTATCGGGTTCTTGCCTTTACCGTTCATCACCATGTCGTCAGAGAAGTCCATTGCTCCCCCCATGCCGAATTCACGTCCTAAACTGCCGTAGTCACCCCCGAAATTTTTCAAGAATTTCAAAGTACCGCCACCCGGACCCCACATTTGTAATAAACCATGCTCAAGTATGTTTTCCGTACCCATAAACGTAGTAAGGAACTGTGAACGTTCATTAGGCAGGTTCATACGTATATCTGCCTGACGAAGCGTTCCGTAAGCATAGTGACGGCAGAAATTAAAGGTATCTTTCCACGCCTTATAGTAGGTAGGATCCTTTCGCAAAATAGGGTCTTGCTTGAATGAATAAAACGTCTTATAGGTTGTACTGGTCATTGACGACATTCCGCTTTCGCAGCCGTCCTTCCAGCCGTGTTTATATTTATTGGGTGCGTCCTGAGGCATTTGTTTGAATAGCCACGAATGCGGCTTTACAGCATCAGGTGCGTTGTAGCAGCCTGTAAGTAAGAATACGGATATTACTATCAATAAAATTTTATTCATATTACCTCAACTCGTTGGGACATAATACACACAGATTGTTCTCCAGCGGGTGTCCGCTCTGATCCAGTGAATCCCAAACATAACGGAATGCATATTGTCTACAATATGTGTAAGAATCCTTCCATGCCTTATAATAGACCGGATTATTTACCTTGTAAGCATCTTGCTGGTATGCATAAAAGCTTTTATAATAGCCCGGAACCATTGTTGACAGACCGGTATTGCAGCCATCTTCCCAGCCATCTTTATAATCAGGATGTGCGTCTTTTGGCGGTGAGCCTATCCTAAATGGTTTTGGAGCCATCGGGTTATCAGGTGAAAATATCTGCCCCCTGCAACCGGTTGCCATTAAACATACCGTTAATAATAATACAAGTTTTTTCATATCTATAAAATATTCCTTCTTAAATATTGGAATACATAACGCTGGCAATAATTATAAGCAGCTTTCCAGCCTTTGTAATATACCGGATCCTGTGCCAACGCAAAATCCTGTTTAAAATCATAGAAAACACGCTGTAATCTGTTTGCCGTTGCCGATATTCCCGTTTCACAACCGTCCCTCCAGCCTTTACGGAAATTGGTAGGACCTTCAGGTCCCTGATTCAACATATCCTGCATCCACGGAGCACCAACCCTCGGCTTGAAATCCGATGTACAGGACATCAGAAAAAAAGCCGTAATAATTAAAATAAAGATATTTTTCATCATTATCTCCAGTTGCCCAAACCGTGAGAGCTGTTCATCATTCCTCTTACGGCACAGTAGGCATACGCATCTTTCCATATTTTATAGTAAACCCTGTTTTGAGCTAATTCAGGATTTTGTTTCCATGTAAAATACATTTTTTTCAAACTACTTTTATAACCTGAACTTCCGCTTTCACAACCGTCCATAAATCCCTGCTGATATATTTTAGGTCCCGGAGGCGGTAGTATATCCTCACCGCCGGGGTGTATTCTCATTAAATTTGAACACCCGGAAGACGCAAAACATACCATAAGTAATAATATAAACTTTTTCATTATATGTCCCTTTAGTGGGTTTCCCAATCCAGTGCGTGTGTACAATATGCCGATGCGTCCTGATATCCGCGTAAATACCAAGGATTTTCACTCAATTTATCAGCATCGATTACGGTATCTCTTAATCGTGCAAGACCTGAACCTATAGCACTTGTGAATGTTTGGCAGCCCGCCTGAAATCCTTCTTCATAGCTTTGATCACGCCCTGCATACATAAGCTGTTTTTTCTCTTCTTCGGTACGGTAGTAATATCTTGATGCCTCATTATCCTGATAGGTAGGCTGATCGTCATATCTGGGGGCGGGTACGTGGTCAAAATATTGCTGTCTGAAAGCCCTTGCCTTAAACTGCTCTTTGTTAATAAGCCCCATTACTTTCTGTGATGCAGGCACATTCTCCCTATCAAACCTCTGGCAACCCGGAAGGCTAATTGCGATTAAAATTAATGTAAAAAATTTCCCTGTCAAATTCCACTACTTCCTTCGTTATCTTCTGATGATAACGAGGTTTATTATAGCAGAAATTTCCCTAAAACGCATTACATTTATTAAGAAAGCATTAAAAAAAGGATAAAATTAGATATATTTATAGCCGGCTTTATTAATTTTTAGTTGAAAAACCGTTATATTATAATACACCTGAGGACGAAACTATCATAGCCGCCAAAGTATCGGATAGCCCTCGTAATTGCATACCTATAAAGGGCAAGAACAATATCAATGCCAGAAAAATAGCGATTATTTTAGGGACGAATGATAAGGTCATCTCCTGAATCTGTGTTAATGCCTGAAACAGTGATACTATAAGACCGACAAACAGGGCCACCAGCATAAGGGGTAGTGATATTTTCAGAAGAACAAAAATAGATTCTCTGCCGATGTCAAGTGCCGTAGTAGGATCCATATTGCTTACCGTTACATCTCCCGTAAAATTAAATAGGCATTCTTAATATTTCCTGCATAGCGGTTATAAGCCTGTCACGGACTTCAACGGCTGTACGCAAAGTTACCTCTGCCTTTGTAACCGCTGTTACAACATCAGTCAAGTCCGCCTGCTTTACAAGTGATTTTGCCGTAACCGCCTCTGCCGACCTTAAAGTATTAGTTGCCTCACCGACCTTGCCTGCCAAGGAGTTTCCGAAAGCCGCTATAGCGTTGGAGCCGGTTGCAGACTCACTACCGCTTTGATTAGTTATTGCCGTTGTAGGCATTTGTGCGGCTTTATTATAGGCATTTAGTGCGGCATTAAAACTTACTGACATATGTATTCCCTTGTTTATCAATGTCATTCTACGATAAAAAAATTTTCTAAATTTTTTTATCGTAGAATGACATAATTGTAGTAATTATATTTCTATAAAAATCAGGGCTACTTGCCAAAAAGAGCTGCCTACCTTAGCAACT is part of the Alphaproteobacteria bacterium CG11_big_fil_rev_8_21_14_0_20_39_49 genome and harbors:
- the fliI gene encoding flagellum-specific ATP synthase FliI (involved in type III protein export during flagellum assembly) codes for the protein MKQHFDNLANEIQRLPDIHYFGRVKSVRGLLAECSGLQKVVSVGSRCKIIARNNKEIIAEVVGFREDVVLLMPFSDLEGVGMGCKVWLIDEASVIYPCEAWRGRVINAMGEPLDGKGSLTKGDLSYPFRNNPPSAHARKRVKGKIDLGVKALNTFLTCCKGQRMGIFAGSGVGKSVLLSMLTKYCDADIKVIGLIGERGREVQEFLQEYLGEEGLKNAVVIVATGDESALMRRQAAYLTLTVAEYFRDRGKDVLCMMDSVTRFAMAQREIGLSAGEPPTTKGYTPTVFSELPKLLERAGPGTKEGGITGIFSILVEGDDHNEPISDAARGILDGHIVLDRSIAERGRFPAVNILKSISRTMPACNSDTENKMVQRAKSIMATYNDMAELIRLGAYKHGSDALVDEAIKYHDPIEEFLRQAPDEQARLEDCYKKLEQILSS
- the fliQ gene encoding flagellar biosynthetic protein FliQ — translated: MDPTTALDIGRESIFVLLKISLPLMLVALFVGLIVSLFQALTQIQEMTLSFVPKIIAIFLALILFLPFIGMQLRGLSDTLAAMIVSSSGVL
- the fliE gene encoding flagellar hook-basal body complex protein FliE, whose amino-acid sequence is MPTTAITNQSGSESATGSNAIAAFGNSLAGKVGEATNTLRSAEAVTAKSLVKQADLTDVVTAVTKAEVTLRTAVEVRDRLITAMQEILRMPI